A genomic region of Dehalococcoidia bacterium contains the following coding sequences:
- a CDS encoding PD-(D/E)XK nuclease family protein — MLNLKRNSKGELVPAPGIRTRSSSIYDPSDSKPFNISRSKFSDFLTCPRCFYLDRVKGLASPGTPGWTLNETTDILLKREFDECREAQIAHRSFEKAGLKNIVPFAHSEMDNWRNSLHHGLKYEIPDTNITLSGGIDDIWQDIISEQLIVVDYKSQASSYPVNTEDYLNGTYHQGYKVQMDFYAFLLTKMGFDVAPIAYFYVCNADRLASGFGGKMTFEETLVPYHWDSSWIEPKIYEMLETLNSDTMPDSNVACENCAYSRERAIMEKGLG, encoded by the coding sequence ATGCTTAATTTAAAGAGAAACAGCAAGGGTGAATTAGTACCTGCACCAGGGATTCGTACGCGCTCTTCTTCTATATACGACCCTTCGGATTCAAAACCTTTCAATATAAGCAGGTCAAAATTTAGCGATTTTCTAACATGCCCTAGATGCTTTTACCTAGATAGAGTAAAAGGATTGGCCTCACCCGGTACTCCTGGCTGGACATTGAATGAGACTACAGACATTTTGTTGAAAAGAGAATTTGATGAATGCAGGGAAGCGCAGATCGCTCATAGGTCATTCGAAAAGGCTGGCTTAAAAAACATTGTACCTTTCGCTCACAGCGAGATGGACAATTGGCGTAACTCACTACATCATGGATTGAAATACGAAATCCCCGACACCAATATCACTTTATCCGGAGGAATTGATGATATCTGGCAGGACATTATTTCTGAACAACTTATAGTAGTTGACTATAAATCCCAGGCAAGCAGCTATCCCGTTAACACAGAGGATTACCTGAATGGTACGTACCACCAAGGATACAAAGTCCAGATGGATTTCTATGCTTTCTTACTGACTAAAATGGGTTTTGATGTAGCTCCTATTGCCTATTTCTACGTATGCAATGCTGACCGATTAGCCTCTGGATTTGGAGGCAAGATGACTTTCGAAGAGACACTGGTGCCATACCATTGGGACTCTAGTTGGATTGAGCCCAAGATTTACGAGATGCTGGAAACGTTAAATTCTGACACAATGCCCGACTCTAACGTCGCATGTGAGAATTGTGCGTACTCAAGGGAAAGAGCAATTATGGAAAAGGGCTTAGGTTAG